The following nucleotide sequence is from bacterium.
CCTCTCCTGAGCTTCGCTCTGCCGGGCTAGAGGACCTTCACCGCTGGGAAGCCGTCTACGTGCCGATAGTCGGCCGCCACTTGAAGGGAGATCCAGAAACCGACGCCACCATTGGCGTCCTCGCCGGTGCCATAGTTTCGGCCCAGCGCATCGCCCACGATCGCTGGATGGCAAGCGACCAACGACAGAGTATGGCCTCGCATCTCAAGGAGTCCCTTGCCGTCTTGGAGCCGCTCTTCGTGGCCATCGAATCTGCTTCTCGCACAAGGAGGGCGCCGTGACTTCCATAACGCTCCCGACCGGCATCGGGATTGGCTTTCGCTTCGATCACTTGACGGTCAAAGAGACACAGGAGATTGCCAGACACAGTGAGGAACTCGGTTACAGCGCAATCTGGCTGACCGATTCCTTCGGACGAGACCCGCTCATCCACGCCGGGCAACTGCTCAGTGCCACCTGTTCGCTCACGGTGGGAACGGCAGTCCTCAACATCCATTTGCGAACACCCGAATCAGTAGGCGGAACTGCCAATACGCTTGCCGACCAATCCGACGGTCGCTTCCTGCTCGGAATCGGCATGTCGCACCCCGAGTTGATCGAAGATGCCCTCAAGCGGACATACGCTTCACCGGTCGAGACCGTCACCCAATACCTTGAGGCCATCCGCGCGACCCTCTGGCTGGGCCCCGAAATCTCGGAAGCGCCGCCCGTCGTGCTCGGTGCGCTCGGACCCAAGATGCTGGCAGCAGCAGGTGCGCACTTCGCCGGCGCCATCCCAGTTCAGATTCCGCCCAAACTCGTTAGCCGGGCCCGAGACATCATCGGCCCCCAAGCCTGGCTCGGCGTCAAGCAGTACGCCTGCCTAACCAAGGATCATGCAGCAGGTCTACAAGCCGCCCGTGCTCGCTTGGCCGGCTCACTTGGGATGCGCAATTATCGGCGGCTCTTCGTCTCTGCCGGGTTCACCGACGACGACCTCGCCAATGGGGGCAGCGACGAGTTGTGCGAATCCATCGTGTCTGTCGGTTCGCCCGACGCAATCGCTCAGCGAGCAAGCGAGCATTTTGAGGCGGGCGCCAACCACGTGGTCATCGAGCCGATCAAAGTCGAAAACCCCCACCTCATTGATGAGGAGGCATTCGCGCCAATCGCCGCGGCCACCCGCTGATTTTGCTGACGGTCCCATGAGGTCAATGGGTCTTGGCTGTTGATGGCGACCTGGGTCCTGCTGTCGGTCTTGTGGCTCGCCTTTCCTAGTTGAGTTAGGTGCCGAGCTCGGTGAGGAGGGCATCGGCGAGGCGCTGGTAGTGCCATTCCTCGTTGTAGAGGTGGGCGGAGATGCGGAGCAGGCGCTCGGGGGGTTCGGGCCAGGTGAAAACCGGAACCTGGATGTTGTGGTTGTCGGCCAGCGCGGCCATGAGCGGGTCGAAGATCTCCGAACCGGAGTTGTCGGCGGGCGGGACAGGCACCGAGGCGATCGAGCCGATCATTTCCTCGGGTGCCGGCGGATCGATACCCAGGGCGTCGAGCAGGATCTTGCGGCCCATCAAACACAGCGCTCGGGTAGCGGCTCGGACTCCGGGCCAGCCGTCGGGATGCATTGCCGCCACCGTGTCGAGGGCGATGGGGACGGTGAGCCAGGCGCTTGGGTCCTGTGTTCCCGTCCAGTCGAACTGGGCGTGGAAACGGCTGTCGCTGGATGGCCAGGCGTCGTTGTAGCCGTGGCTGATCACCGAGGGGTACATGCCCTCTCGGCGGTCCTCTCGCACCCACAGGAATGCCGCGCCCTTGGCGGCACACATCCACTTGTGGCAATTGGCCGTCACATAAGAGGCCCCCAGCGCAGAGACGTCGAAGTCCAGCATGCCGGGGCCATGGGCGGCGTCCACCAGCAGTGCCACCTCGGGCTCAAGGGCGGCGGCGAGTTCGGCCACCGGCATCACCAGCCCCGTCGCGGAGGTCACCGAGTCGATCATCACGACCCGGGTGCGTTCGGTGACGGCCTTGAG
It contains:
- a CDS encoding TIGR03620 family F420-dependent LLM class oxidoreductase; this translates as MTSITLPTGIGIGFRFDHLTVKETQEIARHSEELGYSAIWLTDSFGRDPLIHAGQLLSATCSLTVGTAVLNIHLRTPESVGGTANTLADQSDGRFLLGIGMSHPELIEDALKRTYASPVETVTQYLEAIRATLWLGPEISEAPPVVLGALGPKMLAAAGAHFAGAIPVQIPPKLVSRARDIIGPQAWLGVKQYACLTKDHAAGLQAARARLAGSLGMRNYRRLFVSAGFTDDDLANGGSDELCESIVSVGSPDAIAQRASEHFEAGANHVVIEPIKVENPHLIDEEAFAPIAAATR
- a CDS encoding aminotransferase class V-fold PLP-dependent enzyme, with the protein product MSSVGPWLLEDGVLHLNHGSFGATPAPVLEAQERIRQRFEANPTKYFVGGEYQHELDAARRVVADFVRADEAGLVFVNNATTGVNAVFRSLEPSLAPGDEILVADHEYNACVNAALVSAERANARIVTAQVPFPLDSSQQVVDAVLKAVTERTRVVMIDSVTSATGLVMPVAELAAALEPEVALLVDAAHGPGMLDFDVSALGASYVTANCHKWMCAAKGAAFLWVREDRREGMYPSVISHGYNDAWPSSDSRFHAQFDWTGTQDPSAWLTVPIALDTVAAMHPDGWPGVRAATRALCLMGRKILLDALGIDPPAPEEMIGSIASVPVPPADNSGSEIFDPLMAALADNHNIQVPVFTWPEPPERLLRISAHLYNEEWHYQRLADALLTELGT